Proteins from a single region of Streptomyces vinaceus:
- a CDS encoding GlcG/HbpS family heme-binding protein translates to MSAATPATAVPARTAVAPLTTGDAELLVSAARGAAERAGVAVSVTVLDAGGHLLAFRRDDRAVLISGETSTRKAFTALQLDAPTADLVDAVRPGGLFHTLPTALDRPLLFIAGGLPVHRDGRLIGAIGVGGGAPDQDHGFAAAALDALV, encoded by the coding sequence ATGTCCGCCGCCACGCCCGCCACCGCCGTCCCCGCCCGCACCGCCGTCGCCCCGCTGACCACCGGGGACGCCGAGCTCCTCGTCTCCGCCGCCCGTGGCGCCGCCGAGCGCGCCGGGGTCGCGGTCAGCGTCACCGTCCTCGACGCCGGCGGCCACCTGCTGGCCTTCCGCCGCGACGACCGGGCCGTGCTGATCTCCGGCGAGACCAGCACCCGCAAGGCCTTCACGGCCCTCCAGCTCGACGCACCGACCGCCGACCTCGTCGACGCCGTCCGGCCCGGCGGGCTCTTCCACACCCTGCCCACCGCCCTCGACCGGCCGCTGCTGTTCATCGCGGGCGGTCTGCCCGTCCACCGGGACGGCCGCCTCATCGGCGCCATCGGTGTCGGCGGCGGCGCCCCCGACCAGGACCACGGCTTCGCCGCGGCCGCCCTCGACGCGCTGGTCTGA
- a CDS encoding endonuclease I family protein, protein MRISPRAPWVAGLAVAALALVPATASAGSQRTAAPHADAAAATASVDAYYAPAEGKTGAALKTALHNIIKTQSKVTYDGVWNALKVTDQDPANPNNVILVYSGRSQSKSSNGGGANDWNREHVWAKSHGDFGTATGPGTDLHHLRPEDVTVNSTRGNKDFDMGGSPVAEAPGSFTDANSFEPRDAVKGDVARMLLYMAVRYDGGDGFADLEVNDKVDNGSAPAIGRISVLKQWNQQDPPDAFEQRRNQVIFDQFQHNRNPFIDHPEWVNSIW, encoded by the coding sequence ATGAGAATCTCCCCACGCGCCCCCTGGGTCGCCGGCCTCGCCGTCGCGGCCCTGGCCCTGGTTCCGGCCACCGCCTCGGCCGGCTCGCAGCGGACGGCGGCTCCCCACGCCGACGCGGCCGCCGCCACCGCCTCCGTGGACGCGTACTACGCGCCCGCCGAGGGCAAGACCGGAGCCGCGCTGAAGACCGCGCTCCACAACATCATCAAGACCCAGTCCAAGGTGACCTACGACGGTGTGTGGAACGCGCTGAAGGTCACCGACCAGGACCCGGCGAACCCGAACAACGTCATCCTCGTCTACTCGGGCCGCTCCCAGTCCAAGTCCAGCAACGGCGGCGGCGCCAACGACTGGAACCGCGAGCACGTCTGGGCCAAGAGCCACGGCGACTTCGGCACCGCCACCGGCCCGGGCACGGACCTGCACCACCTGCGCCCCGAGGACGTCACGGTCAACAGCACCCGCGGCAACAAGGACTTCGACATGGGCGGCAGCCCCGTCGCCGAGGCCCCCGGCAGCTTCACCGACGCCAACTCCTTCGAGCCGCGCGACGCGGTCAAGGGAGATGTCGCGCGCATGCTCCTCTACATGGCCGTGCGCTACGACGGCGGCGACGGCTTCGCGGACCTGGAAGTCAACGACAAGGTCGACAACGGCAGCGCGCCCGCCATCGGCCGGATCAGCGTCCTCAAGCAGTGGAACCAGCAGGACCCGCCGGACGCCTTCGAGCAGCGCCGCAACCAGGTCATATTCGACCAGTTCCAGCACAACCGGAACCCGTTCATCGACCACCCGGAGTGGGTCAACTCCATCTGGTGA
- a CDS encoding beta-N-acetylhexosaminidase, whose protein sequence is MRVRSGKPRRSHAVATAVAAALVTLAVPGCTAASDEPRGPAEASTTGSAPAATASAAPPPSPTPSYALSSAPRTIPAVREHTPARGPGWKPAAGARVVVPPGNAAALADEGKLLAGELRMGFAETADPRPGDVELALGAKNSGSPESYTLTVQGGRVRITGPDEAGVFYGTRTLKQAVKSAGSAPEGTVRDAPAKPQRGLNLDIARKNFTVGWIEDELRRMADLKLNQLGLHFSDDQAFRIQSDTHPEIVSTPHLSKADVRRINALAAGLHITVVPELDSPGHLGAVLRAYPALQLRDVQGRAVKGAVDISNPASAKLVDELLREYLPLFPGALWHLGADEYQALVYRDPQASFPQLARAAQQKYGPSARIQDLAEGWLNDRADVVRPAGKVPKAWNDGFFTGGVVQAAKDIQVEYWTGKENGARPPLEYLREGRKLVNLNDEYLYYVLGQPNQFTYPTGKRIYEQWTPLVLRGTTPVPDRYAAQILGARLAVWCDLAGAQTQAQVAEGIRLPLAALAQKVWDARPPQPAWAQFKALADRLQPPG, encoded by the coding sequence ATGCGGGTCAGGTCCGGGAAGCCCAGGCGGAGCCACGCCGTGGCGACGGCGGTCGCCGCCGCGCTGGTCACCCTCGCCGTACCGGGGTGCACGGCCGCCTCCGACGAGCCCCGCGGCCCCGCGGAGGCGAGCACCACCGGATCCGCCCCCGCCGCCACCGCCTCCGCCGCCCCGCCGCCCTCGCCCACCCCCTCGTACGCGCTGTCCAGCGCCCCGCGCACCATCCCCGCCGTACGGGAGCACACCCCGGCCCGCGGCCCCGGCTGGAAGCCGGCCGCCGGTGCGCGGGTCGTCGTACCGCCGGGGAACGCCGCGGCCCTCGCCGACGAGGGCAAGCTGCTCGCCGGCGAACTGCGCATGGGCTTCGCCGAGACCGCCGACCCGCGCCCCGGAGACGTGGAACTGGCCCTGGGCGCCAAGAACTCCGGATCGCCCGAGTCGTACACGCTCACCGTCCAGGGCGGCCGGGTCCGGATCACCGGCCCGGACGAGGCCGGGGTCTTCTACGGCACCCGCACCCTCAAACAGGCCGTGAAGTCCGCGGGTTCGGCCCCCGAGGGCACCGTGCGCGACGCCCCGGCCAAGCCCCAGCGCGGACTGAACCTCGACATAGCCCGCAAGAACTTCACCGTCGGCTGGATCGAGGACGAGCTGCGCCGCATGGCCGACCTCAAGCTCAACCAGCTCGGCCTGCACTTCTCCGACGACCAGGCCTTCCGGATCCAGTCCGACACCCACCCCGAGATCGTCTCCACCCCCCACCTCAGCAAGGCCGACGTCCGGCGGATCAACGCCCTCGCCGCCGGCCTGCACATCACGGTCGTCCCCGAACTCGACTCCCCGGGCCACCTCGGAGCCGTGCTGCGCGCCTACCCGGCGCTCCAACTGCGCGACGTCCAGGGCAGGGCCGTGAAGGGCGCCGTGGACATATCGAACCCCGCCTCGGCCAAGCTCGTCGACGAACTGCTGCGCGAGTACCTGCCGTTGTTCCCCGGGGCGCTGTGGCACCTGGGCGCCGACGAATACCAGGCGCTGGTCTACCGCGACCCGCAGGCCTCCTTCCCACAGCTCGCCCGGGCGGCGCAGCAGAAGTACGGGCCCTCGGCGCGCATCCAGGATCTGGCGGAGGGCTGGCTGAACGACCGGGCGGACGTGGTGCGACCGGCGGGCAAGGTGCCCAAGGCGTGGAACGACGGCTTCTTCACCGGCGGCGTGGTCCAGGCGGCCAAGGACATCCAGGTCGAGTACTGGACGGGCAAGGAGAACGGCGCCCGGCCGCCGCTGGAGTACCTGCGCGAGGGCCGCAAGCTGGTCAACCTGAACGACGAGTACCTCTACTACGTGCTCGGCCAGCCCAACCAGTTCACCTATCCCACCGGCAAGCGGATCTACGAGCAGTGGACCCCGCTCGTCCTGCGCGGCACGACCCCCGTGCCCGACCGGTACGCGGCGCAGATACTGGGCGCCCGGCTCGCCGTGTGGTGCGATCTGGCCGGCGCGCAGACCCAGGCCCAGGTCGCCGAGGGGATACGGCTGCCGCTCGCGGCGCTCGCCCAGAAGGTCTGGGACGCCCGCCCGCCGCAGCCCGCCTGGGCGCAGTTCAAGGCGCTGGCCGACCGGCTCCAGCCTCCGGGCTGA
- a CDS encoding GNAT family N-acetyltransferase, with protein sequence MNSELPDGYELSTDPARLDAELVHRWLSEDAYWALGRSREKHDRAVAGSLNFGVYDTASGAQAGYARVVTDRATFAWLCDVYIDRAARGKGLGTSLVAAIRDHLAPYGLRRVMLATADAHAVYAKVGYEPLADREKWMLFGEQ encoded by the coding sequence ATGAACAGTGAGCTTCCGGACGGCTACGAGCTGTCCACCGACCCCGCCCGCCTCGACGCCGAGCTGGTCCACCGCTGGCTGTCGGAGGACGCGTACTGGGCCCTGGGACGCAGCCGGGAGAAGCACGACCGGGCCGTCGCGGGATCCCTGAACTTCGGCGTCTACGACACGGCCTCGGGCGCCCAGGCCGGCTACGCCCGCGTCGTGACCGACCGGGCCACCTTCGCCTGGCTCTGCGACGTCTACATCGACCGGGCCGCCCGCGGCAAGGGCCTGGGTACGAGCCTCGTCGCCGCGATCCGCGACCACCTGGCCCCCTACGGACTGCGCCGGGTGATGCTCGCGACGGCCGACGCGCACGCCGTGTACGCCAAGGTCGGCTACGAGCCCCTGGCGGACCGGGAGAAGTGGATGCTGTTCGGCGAGCAGTAG
- a CDS encoding DJ-1/PfpI family protein, with protein sequence MAVKILIVTGDAAESLEVLYPYQRLREEGYEVHIAAPAVKKLRFVVHDFEEGFDTYTEKPGYTWPADLAFADVVTEEYAAVVVPGGRAPEYLRNDPEVRRILAAFTGADKPVAQICHGPLITAASGGLDGRRVTAYPALEPDMKAAGAAYEDSEAVVDGTLVSARAWPDHSAWMREFLKVLRAKAPLA encoded by the coding sequence ATGGCAGTGAAGATCCTCATCGTGACCGGCGACGCGGCGGAATCGCTGGAGGTCCTCTATCCGTACCAGCGCCTGCGCGAGGAGGGGTACGAGGTGCACATCGCGGCGCCGGCGGTGAAGAAACTGCGGTTCGTGGTGCACGACTTCGAGGAGGGCTTCGACACCTACACCGAGAAGCCCGGCTACACCTGGCCCGCCGACCTGGCGTTCGCCGATGTGGTGACCGAGGAGTACGCGGCCGTGGTCGTCCCGGGCGGCCGGGCGCCCGAGTACCTGCGCAACGACCCCGAGGTGCGGCGGATCCTGGCCGCCTTCACCGGCGCCGACAAGCCGGTCGCCCAGATCTGCCACGGCCCGCTGATCACGGCGGCGAGCGGCGGGCTGGACGGCCGCCGGGTGACCGCGTACCCGGCGCTGGAACCCGACATGAAGGCCGCGGGGGCCGCGTACGAGGACTCCGAGGCGGTGGTCGACGGCACCCTGGTCTCGGCGCGCGCCTGGCCCGACCACTCCGCCTGGATGCGGGAGTTCCTGAAGGTGCTGCGCGCCAAGGCCCCGCTGGCCTGA
- a CDS encoding DUF3040 domain-containing protein — protein sequence MDGAGLSDHERRALSAIEADLEADRSLRRILRAAHAGPRRRVLAACLLGAVTLGLLVAAAVTVSPPLIWGFAAAWTLTVLLTLPLAGQWIRRRWQRREHAERL from the coding sequence ATGGACGGAGCCGGACTGTCCGACCACGAGCGGCGCGCGCTGTCGGCGATCGAGGCCGATCTGGAGGCGGACCGCTCCCTGCGGCGGATCCTGCGCGCCGCGCACGCCGGTCCGCGTCGGCGCGTCCTGGCCGCCTGCCTGCTCGGCGCGGTGACGCTGGGCCTGCTGGTGGCGGCCGCGGTCACCGTGTCGCCCCCGCTGATCTGGGGCTTCGCCGCGGCCTGGACGCTGACCGTGCTCCTGACCCTGCCGCTGGCCGGCCAGTGGATCCGCCGCCGCTGGCAACGCCGCGAGCACGCCGAACGGCTCTAG